In a genomic window of Brassica rapa cultivar Chiifu-401-42 chromosome A10, CAAS_Brap_v3.01, whole genome shotgun sequence:
- the LOC103844538 gene encoding monothiol glutaredoxin-S1: MEKISNLLEDKPVVIFSKTSCCMSHTIKSLISGYGANSTVYELDEMSNGPEIERALVELGCKPTVPAVFIGQQLTGGASQLMSLQVRNQLGSLLRRAGAIWI; the protein is encoded by the coding sequence ATGGAGAAGATCTCAAATTTGCTAGAAGACAAGCCAGTGGTGATATTCAGCAAAACTTCATGCTGTATGAGCCACACTATCAAGTCACTAATATCTGGCTACGGTGCGAATTCAACGGTATATGAACTAGATGAGATGTCTAATGGACCGGAGATCGAACGAGCACTGGTCGAGCTTGGATGCAAACCGACCGTGCCAGCTGTCTTTATAGGACAACAGCTCACAGGTGGTGCAAGTCAGCTTATGTCTCTTCAAGTCAGGAACCAGCTAGGTTCGTTGCTCAGAAGAGCTGGTGCCATATGGATTTAA